The nucleotide sequence AAAAGGCAGACACAGAACTAAGGTGCATTTAATCCTTTTAATCACAGTGATGGTAAGATTATACACATTTTCTACATTCACAACATCTCAAAGGCATAACAATAGATATGCAGCTGAGCAATAATAAAGGCGTTAAGTTTTGCCTCCTACTGATCATCCAGTGGTAGCCACAGGCCTCCTAGATAAATGATTTAGCAAAGTGCCATGCTATGTTGATAATCTACTTTAATGTTCAGCAGTAATATTCAGAGAAAGCACATCAAGAGTAACTGTTAAAGATCCagctttataaaaatgtttatctaATCCCTTTGAGTTCAACTGCATGAGTGCCATAGTACCTGTACATCTAATATGAATAAAACTGACAAGAGGGCTGTTATTGTACATATAGAGTTAAAAAGcagtggagaatcacagaaagtgaccaaattcaagaacattgttgcagCATCTCTTTTGAACATTACCAGagcattttccttgatgcgagtaGCACGGATGCAGCCGTCaccaccaacgatgaagaggatgcgcGCAACTCGTCGGAAAAGGCAGAGCCAGTTCATCTGTGATGATTACAAAGAGTACAGCCGAGatgagtgggaacagttcttgctggagccatgtattccaccagatgaggatcccattcagtggtgaaacgaaaacatgaagcgcttcacaaaacttagtCGCTTAGCACAACGTTATTAGTGTGTCCCGGCAATGTCTGTGCCGTCAGAGCATGTTTTCTCTGCAGCTGGCCTTAtttttaacagactaaggagccaaCTTTCCCCCAATCATGTTGATATGCCTGTGTTCCTTAACaataacatgtaaaacaataaaaaaaaaaaaataataataataagatttgctgacagtttaaaagtttcaaagttaaATGTAGGCTTCTGTACAATAgtctaattgctgcaggctgcttttacgttttttctttgttacctttttctgttttgcttttaatctgtacttttttgtttgtttgcacacattgttaaaggttttcagctacaaaacacgatgtagTGTAAAGTTCAAGTTTATAGTGTATAACTATAAATCTTGCTGAAAAATAATGTCgctctcattaaacttaatttaaataaacaaattttcgAATATTCGtcttttgtgagctcaaatattcgaatgtgatatttgcggaaaacgctCATCCCTAGTTCACTGTGAACAGCCCCTAAgaagtaaaaataacaaaactaacaGTAGTGGATtcttggaggaaaaaaaaactaaaaaaaaaaaaaacattaaaattgcctatgataataaatttaaaataaataaatacagcagtAGAAAGTTAATACCCAAGTTATCATTCCAAACAATCAGAGAAAACACTACAAAACTAAATTTTCCACAAGTAGGAGTGCTATCATGTGAACAGAGCTGGAAGTCACCATTccatgttaaaaacaaaataatcatggTTTGCTGTTATTGCTGTTGCCAGTGGAAAACAATAAGTTAAATGCGAATGGCATGCTCAATTCTGTTTAAATTGGAGATATTAAAGGGTTCATGCATTATGCTGTCATTGAACATGAACTTTTATTCTTCAAAACACATGCAAGAAGGTGGCAGTGATAGAAGGTGAATATTGTAGTAGTTGTATGCAAGTAGAtgtatgcaaatgttttttgCTACTTTGGAAATTGCTATGAAATGTGGGCACATGACAAATTGTTAGGTGGCTCATGTTGCAATTTAGTAGGGTAAGTTTACAGGAGTCATTCTGAGAAATTCTTTGTTGAATCTTCAATTAGTCTTTCGAGAGTACCTTGTCCAGAGTCTGTAAGCATCCAAGACAAATTCCTCAGATAACATTTGATGGGTGCGAACAATCCATTTTTCTTTCTGACTCAATGGCTTCATGTGTAACCCTTTCCAGAATTTCAGTGTAGAAGGGAAATGAAGATGAGCGACAGAATGCTAGTAAAGAGTAGCATGACTCCATGGCCAAATGGTCCAGGTAAGTCACTGCCACCAGTGCCAGTTTTGTCATCTAGGTTACTGCGAACCTGCACCTGTTTTTCTGCATGCTGTTCCGCATAGACCATGTACAGCTCGACACAACGTCGTGCTTTCATTTGCTCAATTAGCATAGGATAGCCAATCTCCATAATGCTAACAGTGTCATCATCATCACCGTCAGCTTCTGCTTTTTTTTCCTGGGTATGCATTAGAGGCTGACTGGGTGTTTCGGGTGGCTTTGAGGTTACAAATAAAGAGCTTCTGGATGTGTTTCTTTCTGCAGTGCTGTTGTTGCTTGTGGCATTTTCTTGAGCACCAGTAGGATCATTGGCTACTTCTGCTTCTTGAGCCTTAAAGTCAGTGGATCTCCTCGATCCTCCTTCCGGTTTCCCTCGGAGCAAGTCTGTCCTCTTCACACACTTGTCCATGAAGCTATCATAGGACTGTGGTGGAGGATTCTGGAAGATGTCATGAGGGTTAATGTTTCCTTGTCCTGCAGAGGTCGACCCTGCATTGCCTGGTTTTCCACCTCGAGAGTTAGAGTTCACGTTACCGTCAGGGGGAGGTTGGCCGTAACGTCTGTACATGTAGTGATTGTAATAGTATTCCTCCTGTGGGCTGTGGAATTGGAAACGGGGGCGAGGGAAACTTCCGAGGCCATATCCCAGAGCCATACCAGCCACAGCTCCAGCCCCAGCAGCCATAATCGCCTGCTTGCCAAACCCCTGTGATTTATATGAAGGGGCCATACCCATGTTATGCACTGACTGGGCAAAAGGTGATCTGCCGCCATACCCATAACTACCGTAGTTGCCACCGTAGCCTGGGCTCATGATTTTGTTGTTGGGATTCCAGTAAGGATATTGTGCCGCTGCAGGATATCCACCTGCACCTGCTCCTGCAACACCTCCACCAAACTGATTAGGGCTGGAACCTCCCCGGACTGGATAACCTGGATAAGAGCCTCCAGCTGGGTAAGGATTTCCATATCCTCCGGCTTGTCCAGGGTTCCTGTTGGGGTATGAACCTGCTCCTGGGTAACCACCTTGTGCTGGGTAACCTCCTTGTCCTGGGTAACCACTACGCCCCGGGTAGTTACCTTGTGGATAACCACCTTGGGCTGGATAACCACCTTGGGGCGGGTAACCACCACGCCCTGGGTAGCTGCCTTGGTTAGGGTATCCTTGACCTGGGTTAGAGCCTGCTGGTGGATATCTGCCCTGCCCTGGATACCCACCTCCAGTACCAGGGTAGGGGGGTGGATTCTGGTTTGGTACTTGAGGTTGGCGAGGATAGTTTCCAGGGGACGAGTGTGTCCCACGTGATGACGTACCTTTATTACTACTGCTGCTTCCACCTTTGTATGAGCTTCCCCCACTTTTCCCCCAACTGAATCCACCTTTACTTCCACCCCCTCGTCTGGCCACAACTGATACCACAAGAGCCAAACAGATTAATAGCACTGTTAGGCGACCCATTTCTGTTGAAAAATAGAGAGAAAGGTTCAATGAAAAGCAATAATTTTCGAAATAGTGTTTCACTTATGCCAGGCATACACTCCACTATTTTAGCCCTGAATTTCACTCACTGACAGTTTTCAGAAATCACAGACAAATGCTTGAAATGGAGGCAAATTGGTGCTTGTTGCACATGAGTGACAATCGCATATTGTGTATTATCAATGACACAATCTAACAGAAGCGCCAATGTGTCGCagatatttggcatgctaaatatc is from Carassius auratus strain Wakin chromosome 25, ASM336829v1, whole genome shotgun sequence and encodes:
- the LOC113042913 gene encoding uncharacterized protein LOC113042913, which gives rise to MGRLTVLLICLALVVSVVARRGGGSKGGFSWGKSGGSSYKGGSSSSNKGTSSRGTHSSPGNYPRQPQVPNQNPPPYPGTGGGYPGQGRYPPAGSNPGQGYPNQGSYPGRGGYPPQGGYPAQGGYPQGNYPGRSGYPGQGGYPAQGGYPGAGSYPNRNPGQAGGYGNPYPAGGSYPGYPVRGGSSPNQFGGGVAGAGAGGYPAAAQYPYWNPNNKIMSPGYGGNYGSYGYGGRSPFAQSVHNMGMAPSYKSQGFGKQAIMAAGAGAVAGMALGYGLGSFPRPRFQFHSPQEEYYYNHYMYRRYGQPPPDGNVNSNSRGGKPGNAGSTSAGQGNINPHDIFQNPPPQSYDSFMDKCVKRTDLLRGKPEGGSRRSTDFKAQEAEVANDPTGAQENATSNNSTAERNTSRSSLFVTSKPPETPSQPLMHTQEKKAEADGDDDDTVSIMEIGYPMLIEQMKARRCVELYMVYAEQHAEKQVQVRSNLDDKTGTGGSDLPGPFGHGVMLLFTSILSLIFISLLH